In Entomomonas moraniae, one DNA window encodes the following:
- the hcp gene encoding hydroxylamine reductase, producing MYCVQCEQTMRNAQKGNGCAYTKGMCGKTAETSDLQDLLIATLQSLSTWAIEANTLGITDHHTNSFSPKAFFSTLTNVNFDSTRIIEYALEAITLRDSLIKQCKERNTSIQLTHPLAYLQLNGSDIDTLQEQAKHFSLKKTDDTNQDAYGLRLLCLYGLKGAAAYMEHAHVLGQSDEKVYQQYHQLMSWLGTNPVDIEELLNNSMLIGQMNFNIMALLDKGETENFGNPSPTTVNVKPIAGKCILVSGHDLKDLYALLEQTQDKGINVYTHGEMLPAHAYPAFQKFSHLVGNYGGAWQKQQTEFANFPGAIIMTSNCIIDPSVGNYQDRIWTRSMVGWPNVKHLEERDFTAVINQALSLPGFQHTEIEQLITIGFAKNTLLNAADGIIDLVSQKKLRHVFLVGGCDGSHEERNYYHDFAMSTPQDSLLLTLGCGKYRFNKESFGDIEGIPRLLDVGQCNDAYSAVMLAVHLSEKLGCEVNDLPLTIVLSWFEQKAIVILLTLLSLGIKNIYTGPTLPAFLTPNLINIMVEKFKLHPTGDAESDLKQILAA from the coding sequence ATGTACTGTGTTCAATGTGAGCAAACAATGAGAAACGCACAAAAGGGTAATGGCTGTGCCTATACTAAAGGAATGTGTGGTAAAACGGCAGAAACATCGGATTTACAAGACCTTTTAATAGCCACATTGCAGAGCTTATCTACTTGGGCTATTGAAGCCAATACATTGGGTATTACCGATCACCACACTAATAGTTTCTCTCCTAAGGCGTTCTTCTCGACACTCACCAATGTTAACTTCGACTCTACACGTATTATTGAGTATGCATTAGAGGCGATTACTTTAAGAGATAGCCTGATTAAACAATGCAAAGAAAGAAATACTTCTATTCAATTAACTCATCCTTTAGCGTATTTGCAATTAAATGGTAGTGATATTGACACTCTACAAGAACAGGCTAAGCATTTTTCACTTAAAAAAACAGATGATACCAATCAAGATGCCTATGGATTAAGATTACTATGCTTATATGGCCTAAAAGGGGCTGCTGCCTATATGGAGCATGCCCATGTGTTAGGACAGTCTGATGAAAAAGTTTATCAACAATATCATCAACTCATGAGCTGGCTAGGGACTAACCCTGTAGATATTGAAGAGCTATTAAATAATTCCATGCTCATTGGTCAAATGAACTTTAATATTATGGCATTACTCGACAAAGGAGAAACTGAAAACTTTGGTAATCCATCACCCACTACTGTTAATGTAAAACCCATCGCAGGCAAATGCATTTTAGTCTCAGGGCATGACTTAAAAGATCTTTATGCTTTACTTGAGCAAACACAAGATAAAGGCATTAATGTATACACACACGGGGAAATGCTTCCTGCCCACGCCTACCCTGCTTTTCAAAAATTCAGCCACTTAGTAGGTAACTATGGTGGAGCATGGCAAAAACAACAAACTGAGTTTGCCAACTTTCCTGGTGCCATAATTATGACCTCCAACTGCATTATTGACCCTAGTGTTGGAAACTATCAAGACCGCATATGGACACGCAGTATGGTTGGCTGGCCTAATGTGAAACACTTAGAAGAAAGAGATTTTACAGCAGTTATCAATCAAGCTCTCTCTTTACCAGGCTTCCAACACACAGAAATAGAACAACTTATTACCATAGGCTTTGCCAAAAATACCTTGCTCAATGCGGCGGACGGTATTATTGATCTTGTTAGTCAGAAAAAGTTACGCCATGTCTTTTTAGTGGGTGGCTGTGATGGTAGTCACGAAGAGCGCAACTATTATCATGATTTTGCCATGAGTACGCCTCAAGACAGCTTATTGTTAACACTCGGTTGTGGTAAATACCGCTTTAATAAAGAAAGTTTTGGTGATATTGAAGGCATTCCAAGATTACTCGACGTAGGACAATGTAACGATGCCTATTCTGCCGTTATGTTAGCTGTTCACCTATCAGAAAAATTGGGTTGCGAAGTCAATGACCTACCCCTCACAATCGTTCTCTCATGGTTTGAGCAAAAGGCCATTGTCATTTTA